One Arcobacter sp. F155 DNA window includes the following coding sequences:
- a CDS encoding RluA family pseudouridine synthase, protein MDKFFIVQETNRLDKFLSSKIDASRNQIEQLINKEYVKVDGKTCIKRGLKLKQNQEVEVHFPEAEINPVKDKTFVKESLEGKNIEIIYEDEYILVVNKPYNLTVHDAPSVKDATLVDWLKLNNFSLSTISGEERHGIVHRLDKGTSGVMVIAKTNEAHTGLSKQLEDKSMGRYYLAIIDLPLKDDVIIEKPIARNPNNRLKMSIEENGKNAKSAFSKLCTSNNDKYDLIACKLFTGRTHQIRVHLGSMNRHILGDNLYGFKGELNKINRFYLHAYNLYLIHPITKEKMSFTAKLSDDMHDFLTNNFNMELVNDKIDEANIIKCFNFTS, encoded by the coding sequence ATGGATAAATTTTTTATTGTTCAAGAGACAAATAGATTAGATAAATTTTTAAGTTCTAAAATTGATGCTTCAAGAAATCAAATAGAACAGCTTATAAACAAAGAATACGTAAAAGTAGATGGTAAAACCTGTATAAAAAGAGGTTTAAAATTAAAGCAAAATCAAGAAGTAGAAGTTCACTTCCCTGAGGCTGAAATAAATCCCGTAAAAGATAAAACTTTTGTAAAAGAGTCTTTAGAGGGTAAAAACATTGAGATAATCTATGAAGATGAATATATTTTAGTAGTAAATAAACCCTATAACTTGACAGTTCATGATGCTCCAAGTGTAAAAGATGCCACACTAGTTGATTGGTTAAAACTAAATAACTTCTCACTTTCAACTATAAGTGGAGAAGAAAGACATGGTATTGTTCATAGATTAGATAAGGGTACCAGTGGTGTAATGGTTATTGCAAAAACTAATGAAGCTCATACAGGACTTTCAAAACAACTTGAAGATAAAAGTATGGGAAGATACTATTTGGCAATCATTGATTTACCCCTAAAAGATGATGTAATTATAGAAAAACCAATAGCTAGAAACCCAAATAATAGACTTAAAATGTCAATTGAAGAAAATGGTAAAAATGCAAAATCTGCTTTTAGTAAACTGTGTACTTCAAATAATGACAAATATGATTTAATAGCATGTAAACTTTTCACAGGTAGAACACACCAGATAAGGGTACACTTGGGCTCTATGAATAGGCATATCTTAGGTGATAATTTATATGGATTTAAGGGCGAATTAAATAAAATAAATAGATTTTATTTGCATGCATACAATCTTTACTTAATTCATCCAATTACAAAAGAAAAAATGAGTTTTACTGCAAAACTTTCAGACGATATGCATGACTTTTTAACAAACAATTTTAATATGGAGCTTGTAAATGACAAAATTGATGAAGCTAACATCATTAAGTGCTTTAATTTTACTTCTTAG